A region from the Etheostoma spectabile isolate EspeVRDwgs_2016 chromosome 9, UIUC_Espe_1.0, whole genome shotgun sequence genome encodes:
- the org gene encoding oogenesis-related isoform X2, with translation MACEIRRDTELEQAENTEDRVVKRGSMFRPMLRGLLWPFGIVVRTYHGFWWLLGFRQPLKITVVRPAVCSPAVSSPVRHSLAGRKRLHRLTRLLLSILPRWVQSAMGYPVSTSIGRSLSPEIRVSPTKPCGKGSKRKQDELDEDEEEEESQTWVEALNQELADDQTSEQDPDYEPSTIDTESEEYRSHNDTESDIEVEKNIVIIEDVNTGVELAPQSEVSCGV, from the exons ATGGCTTGTGAAATCCGCAGAGACACCGAGCTGGAGCAGGCCGAAAATACGGAG GACCGCGTTGTAAAGAGAGGTAGTATGTTTCGCCCCATGCTGCGCGGGCTTCTCTGGCCCTTCGGCATCGTG GTGCGAACATACCACGGGTTTTGGTGGCTGTTGGGCTTCCGGCAACCACTGAAGATCACCGTCGTCCGCCCCGCGGTCTGTAGCCCCGCGGTCTCCAGTCCCGTACGCCATAGCCTCGCAGGCCGCAAGCGCCTGCACAGGCTCACCCGCCTACTGCTGTCCATCCTGCCCCGCTGGGTGCAGAGCGCCATGGGCTACCCGGTGTCCACCAGCATTGGGAGATCCCTCTCACCAG AGATCAGAGTCTCTCCTACTAAACCTTGTGGAAAGGGCAGCAAGCGAAAGCAGGATGAGTTGGacgaggatgaggaggaagaggagagtcaAACCTGGGTGGAGGCTCTCAATCAGGAGCTGGCTGATGACCAAACTTCAGAGCAGGATCCTGACTATGAG CCCAGTACTATAGACACTGAGAGTGAAGAGTACCGCTCACACAACGACACGGAAAGCGACATTGAAGTTGAGAAGAATATTGTCATCATTGAAGATGTGAATACG GGTGTTGAGCTGGCCCCtcaatctgaagtctcttgtgGTGTTTAA
- the org gene encoding oogenesis-related isoform X1, with protein sequence MACEIRRDTELEQAENTEDRVVKRGSMFRPMLRGLLWPFGIVVRTYHGFWWLLGFRQPLKITVVRPAVCSPAVSSPVRHSLAGRKRLHRLTRLLLSILPRWVQSAMGYPVSTSIGRSLSPGIVAKIRVSPTKPCGKGSKRKQDELDEDEEEEESQTWVEALNQELADDQTSEQDPDYEPSTIDTESEEYRSHNDTESDIEVEKNIVIIEDVNTGVELAPQSEVSCGV encoded by the exons ATGGCTTGTGAAATCCGCAGAGACACCGAGCTGGAGCAGGCCGAAAATACGGAG GACCGCGTTGTAAAGAGAGGTAGTATGTTTCGCCCCATGCTGCGCGGGCTTCTCTGGCCCTTCGGCATCGTG GTGCGAACATACCACGGGTTTTGGTGGCTGTTGGGCTTCCGGCAACCACTGAAGATCACCGTCGTCCGCCCCGCGGTCTGTAGCCCCGCGGTCTCCAGTCCCGTACGCCATAGCCTCGCAGGCCGCAAGCGCCTGCACAGGCTCACCCGCCTACTGCTGTCCATCCTGCCCCGCTGGGTGCAGAGCGCCATGGGCTACCCGGTGTCCACCAGCATTGGGAGATCCCTCTCACCAGGTATTGTAGCta AGATCAGAGTCTCTCCTACTAAACCTTGTGGAAAGGGCAGCAAGCGAAAGCAGGATGAGTTGGacgaggatgaggaggaagaggagagtcaAACCTGGGTGGAGGCTCTCAATCAGGAGCTGGCTGATGACCAAACTTCAGAGCAGGATCCTGACTATGAG CCCAGTACTATAGACACTGAGAGTGAAGAGTACCGCTCACACAACGACACGGAAAGCGACATTGAAGTTGAGAAGAATATTGTCATCATTGAAGATGTGAATACG GGTGTTGAGCTGGCCCCtcaatctgaagtctcttgtgGTGTTTAA
- the org gene encoding oogenesis-related isoform X3, with protein MACEIRRDTELEQAENTEVRTYHGFWWLLGFRQPLKITVVRPAVCSPAVSSPVRHSLAGRKRLHRLTRLLLSILPRWVQSAMGYPVSTSIGRSLSPGIVAKIRVSPTKPCGKGSKRKQDELDEDEEEEESQTWVEALNQELADDQTSEQDPDYEPSTIDTESEEYRSHNDTESDIEVEKNIVIIEDVNTGVELAPQSEVSCGV; from the exons ATGGCTTGTGAAATCCGCAGAGACACCGAGCTGGAGCAGGCCGAAAATACGGAG GTGCGAACATACCACGGGTTTTGGTGGCTGTTGGGCTTCCGGCAACCACTGAAGATCACCGTCGTCCGCCCCGCGGTCTGTAGCCCCGCGGTCTCCAGTCCCGTACGCCATAGCCTCGCAGGCCGCAAGCGCCTGCACAGGCTCACCCGCCTACTGCTGTCCATCCTGCCCCGCTGGGTGCAGAGCGCCATGGGCTACCCGGTGTCCACCAGCATTGGGAGATCCCTCTCACCAGGTATTGTAGCta AGATCAGAGTCTCTCCTACTAAACCTTGTGGAAAGGGCAGCAAGCGAAAGCAGGATGAGTTGGacgaggatgaggaggaagaggagagtcaAACCTGGGTGGAGGCTCTCAATCAGGAGCTGGCTGATGACCAAACTTCAGAGCAGGATCCTGACTATGAG CCCAGTACTATAGACACTGAGAGTGAAGAGTACCGCTCACACAACGACACGGAAAGCGACATTGAAGTTGAGAAGAATATTGTCATCATTGAAGATGTGAATACG GGTGTTGAGCTGGCCCCtcaatctgaagtctcttgtgGTGTTTAA
- the peak3 gene encoding inactive tyrosine-protein kinase PRAG1 has product MASCAGSRAEEQPPALPVKQHRSHSSRCSSVGSDCFTLSPVGLQNYSYSDVFPEPTDCHAAQCPIHQRYDPSQHQARFFSDGTPPPVPKKKLARTLSLPGTNGPPLSPLSPLSPLQRHPQNFDNPLYMLAPKPDPYFLEEEEEFKSVRGSPVPLPFFSQLSFDTPDEHLPHLFSGLDDQRVVSQGIQHRHLLFLRSMARSVEAGVLLQREATERDVSSYQPQDFQLCEGSEPAQIGDTVYYSLHSPKLPGRMLGLRVQKQTDEASSAPTKHQSLHVNVQDVIAHFQASNTPRNDSSAFKTQDPSRPFRPDCTVAKPPGGGSTEHATAHGNIDLPSVQSFLQKGLLVSVERDLPNATLEDFVQDNSSLQSTHCLDYDRQVCALLLQILMGTQHLCISATAAELRPQGIFLVWPNRENEEGDNKLEQDAPEIKRGFKSSIWKDKMEWRKTKKKGKIQMLWRTHGSPRVVLTPLSSALSDPHSLTDIKSQIGALIQYCLHSQGSLTPPDPVPTVSKSLHRRGLLYLASLLQSESSGPQMADMVAMLQALLWGPNVSLFNHRGSMTTAVHNWLTIKRALLVMKLAERGLIQDQSALDWEDCMCLQYLSFTDPKTVMSVTSQLWLTLNMDSPS; this is encoded by the exons ATGGCGTCTTGTGCTGGCAGCAGAGCTGAGGAACAGCCGCCAGCGCTGCCTGTCAAACAGCACAG GAGCCATTCCTCCAGATGCTCCAGTGTGGGGTCTGACTGTTTTACGCTCAGCCCTGTTGGACTCCAAAACTACTCTTACAGCGACGTCTTCCCCGAACCCACTGATTGTCACGCAGCCCAGTGCCCCATACACCAGCGCTACG ATCCCTCCCAACACCAGGCGAGATTTTTCTCCGATGGCACCCCGCCGCCTGTTCCAAAGAAAAAGTTAGCTCGCACCCTCTCCCTCCCTGGCACCAATGGGCCTccactctctcctctgtctcccctGTCTCCGCTGCAAAGACACCCTCAAAACTTTGACAACCCGCTGTACATGCTGGCACCCAAACCTGACCCCTATTTCcttgaagaggaagaggagtttAAATCAGTCAGAGGGAGTCCCGTCCCCTTACCGTTCTTCTCCCAGCTGTCCTTTGACACCCCAGACGAacatctcccccacctcttcaGCGGATTGGACGACCAGAGGGTTGTTTCTCAGGGGATTCAGCATCGACATTTGCTCTTTCTGAGAAGCATGGCACGGAGCGTGGAGGCTGGGgtcctgctgcagagagaggcCACAGAGAGGGACGTCAGCTCATACCAGCCTCAGGATTTCCAGCTGTGTGAGGGCAGCGAGCCAGCGCAGATCGGAGACACGGTTTACTACAGCCTGCACAGCCCCAAGCTCCCAGGGAGGATGCTTGGTTTAAGG GTACAAAAACAGACTGATGAAGCTTCCTCAGCTCCCACCAAACACCAGTCATTGCATGTCAATGTGCAAGATGTTATTGCTCATTTCCAAGCAAGCAACACCCCGAGGAATGATTCCAGCGCATTTAAAACTCAAGATCCCTCTCGTCCTTTTAGGCCAGACTGCACTGTTGCTAAACCACCAGGTGGAGGCAGCACTGAGCATGCCACAGCTCATGGGAACATCGATCTGCCCTCAGTTCAGTCTTTCCTCCAGAAAGGACTACTGGTGAGTGTTGAGAGAGACCTGCCAAACGCCACTCTAGAGGACTTTGTCCAGGATAACAGCTCGCTCCAGAGCACACATTGTTTGGATTATGACAGACAGGTATGTGCTCTGCTGCTGCAGATATTAATGGGCACACAACATCTGTGCATCAGCGCGACTGCAGCTGAGCTCAGACCTCAGGGGATCTTTTTAGTGTGGCCCAACAGAGAGAATGAAGAGGGAGACAACAAGCTAGAACAGGATGCTCCTGAAATAAAGAGAGGTTTCAAAAGTAGCATATGGAAAGACAAAATGGAGTGgcgaaagacaaagaaaaaaggaaagatccAGATGTTATGGAGGACACACGGCTCCCCTCGCGTTGTGTTAACCCCGCTATCATCTGCTCTGTCTGATCCTCACTCCCTCACCGACATCAAATCCCAGATTGGAGCCCTAATTCAATACTGCCTCCACTCACAAGGGAGCCTGACACCTCCGGACCCAGTTCCAACAGTGTCCAAGTCTTTACACCGAAGAGGGCTTCTTTATCTGGCCTCTCTGCTCCAGAGTGAGAGCAGCGGGCCACAGATGGCGGACATGGTGGCCATGCTTCAGGCGCTTCTCTGGGGCCCAAATGTCTCCCTCTTCAATCACAGAGGCTCAATGACCACCGCTGTACACAACTGGCTGACAATTAAGCGAGCCCTGCTGGTGATGAAGTTGGCGGAGAGAGGGCTGATCCAGGATCAGTCTGCTCTGGATTGGGAGGACTGTATGTGCCTGCAATACCTGTCGTTCACAGACCCCAAGACAGTCATGAGCGTCACCAGTCAGCTGTGGCTCACTCTGAATATGGACAGTCCATCTTGA